CGGCGCTCACCGCGGCGCTCAAGTCTCTCGAGCTGACCGTCCGACGCAAGTTGGACGGCGTGCTGCAGGGAGAGCACCTCGGCTTGATCCCAGGCCCCGGTTCGGAGCCGGGGGAGGCCAGGCCCTATCAGCCCGGCGACGACATCCGTCGCATGGAGTGGTCCGTGACCGCGAGAACCTCGACGCCGCACGTGCGTCAGATGATCGCCGATCGTGAACTCGAGACCTGGTTCGTCGTCGATGCATCCGCCAGCCTCGACTTCGGGTCGGGAACGCGGACCAAGCGTGATCTCGCGGTCGCCGCGTGTGCCGCGATCGTCCACCTGACAGCGGGCGGAGGCAACCGGCACGGCGCGATCATCGTGACGGGCGACGACATCGTCCGCCTGCCCGCGCGATCGGGCCGTGCGCACGACCGTGCGCTCCTCAAAGCTGTCGCGACCACACATCGCAGCAATCCGGGAGTGCGGGGCGACCTCGACGCAGGGTTTGAGGCACTTCGACGTCCGATGAGGCGCAGGGGACTGGCGGTGGTCGTCAGCGACTTCCTCGGTCCCATCGACTGGGATCGTTCGCTTCGTGCGATCGGCGCCCACCACGAACTGCTCGGCGTCGAGGTGCTCGATCCACGGGATGTGGAACTGCCCGACGTCGGCCAGCTGACGCTCCGGGACGCCGAGTCGGGTGAACTGCTCGACGTCGACGCGACGCCCCGATTGCGCGCCGACTATGCAGCCGCCGCCGCGGATCACCGTGGCATGGTGCAGAGGGCGTTCCGCAGCAGTGGCGGCCCCGTGCTCTCGTTGCGGACCGACCGAGATTGGCTGTCGGACACCGTCAGATTCGTCGGCGAGCGGCGCCGGGGCATGGCGGCCGGGGTCGCCCGATGAACGATCTCTTCGCCCACCCGTGGTGGCTGGCGTCGATCCTGCTCGTCGTCGCCCTCATCGCTTCGTATGTGTTCGTGCTGAGGCGCCGTAAGGCGCGTTCGTTCAGGTTCGCGAACCTCGACGTCCTCAAGTCCGTCTCTCCTGGAAAGACGGACCGCTTCCGGCATGTGCCGTTCGCGATCCTCGCCGTCGGGCTGCTCCTGTTGACGATCGCCATGGCCGGTCCGATCGCCGAGCGCGACGTCGCACGCAACCGTGCCACAGTCGTCCTCGTGGTCGACGTCTCGCAATCGATGAAGTCGACCGACGTCGCACCCAGCCGTCTGCAGGCCGCGCAGGCCGCGGGCAAGCGATTCGCCGATGACCTCACCGACGGCATCAACCTCGGCCTGGTCGCGTTCGCCGGCACTGCGTCGACGCTGGTGTCGCCGACCCCCGATCATGATGCGACGAAGAAGGCCCTCGACAATCTGAAGTTGGCCGAGAAGACGGCGACAGGTGAAGGCATCTTCGCAGGTCTGCAGCTCATTCAGACGTTGAATGCGGCACTCGGCGGCGACTCGGCCGCACCGCCCGCCCGCATCGTCCTCCTCTCGGACGGCAAACAGACGGTTCCCGAGAACCCCGACGATCCTCGCGGCGGCTTCACCGCCGCTCGCAAGGCCAAGGAGAAGAGCATCCCGGTCTCGACGATCTCGTTCGGCACCATGCACGGCACCGTCGAGATCGAGGGCCCGAACGGCGGATCCGAAACGGTCGACGTCCCGGTGGACGACGAGTCGCTCAGAACGATCGCGAATCTGTCGGGCGGCGACTTCTTCACCGCATCGAGTCTCGACGAGCTCAACAAGGTGTACGCGACTCTGCAGAAACAGATCGGCTATGAACGTCAGCGCGGCGACAACTCCCGTCCGTGGCTCATCGCCGGGACGATCCTCGCGATCCTGGGTTCGGTCGCCGCCTTGTTCCTGAACCGCCGGCTGCCCTGACCTCGTAGAGCATTCCGACCCACCGCTGTGTGACTGCTTTGGCAGTCACGTACTCATCTGAGATAGGTTGATCAACCATGGCAGACTCCATCATTCCCGAGCAGACTCCGCGTTCGGTCCTCGTCACCGGCGGCAACCGCGGCATCGGCCTGGCCGTCGCGAAGCGCCTCGCCGCAGACGGCCACAAGGTGGCCGTCACCCACCGTGGATCGGGCGCTCCGGAGGGACTCTTCGGTGTGCAGTGCGACGTCACCGACACGGCATCGGTCGAGCGTGCTTTCGCTGAAGTCGCCGAGCATCAGGGGCCGGTCGAGGTGCTCGTCGCCAACGCGGGCATCGACGACAACATGCTTCTCATGCGTTTGTCGGAGGAGAGCTTCGTCAAGGTGATCGACGCGAACCTGACTGGCGCTTTCCGCTGTGCGAAGGCTGCCACCAAGGGCATGCAGCGAGCGAAGTTCGGACGCATGATCTTCCTCGGTTCGGTTGTCGCCACCTCTGGAGTCCCCGGCCAGGCGAACTACGCCGCGTCCAAGGCCGGCCTGATCGGTCTTGCTCGTTCCATCGCCCGTGAACTCGGCTCACGCAACATCACCGCGAACGTCGTTGCTCCCGGCTTCATCGAGACCGACATGACCGCAGGCATGGAGGACCGGTACATCGAGATGGCGAAGCAGGCGATCCCGCTCGGCCGCACCGGCAAGCCCGAGGATGTCGCGGCTGCGATCAGCTTCCTCGCCTCGGACGAGGGCGGTTACGTGACCGGAGCCGTGCTGCCTGTCGACGGCGGCATGGGCATGGGCCACTAACAACTACTCTTTCCCACCCCTCGGACTAGGAGCATTCACGTGACCGGCATCCTCGCAGGCAAGACAGTTCTCGTCACCGGCATCATCACCGACGCGTCCATCGCGTTCCACACCGCCAAGGTGGCGCAGGAGCAGGGCGCGACGGTGATCATCACCGGCATCCCTGAGCGCCTGCGTCTGATCGACCGCATCGCCAAGCGTCTGCCGCAGGAGGTGCCGCCCGCCATTCCGCTCGACGTCACCGACGAGGAGAGCCTGGGCGCGCTCGCCGACAAAGTCCGCGAACTCGCACCGCAGGGAATCGACGGCGTCGTCCACTCGATCGCCTTCGCCCCCAAGACTCTGATGGGGCCGGACGCGGTGCCGTTCCTCGAAGGACCGGGTCCCGATGTCTCGCGCGCCTTCGAGATCTCGGCGTGGAGTTACGCCTCCCTCGCGCGCGCGGCGCTGCCCGTCATGAACGAGGGCGGTTCCATCGTCGGCATGGACTTCGACCCGCGCACGGCAATGCCCGACTACAACTGGATGGGCGTCGCCAAGGCCGCCCTGGAGTCGGTCAACCGGTATGTGGCACGCGAGGTCGGCGAGGCGAAGCGCATCCGCTCCAACCTCGTGGCCGCCGGCCCGATCAAGACTCTCGCGGCCAAGGCGATCTCGGGTACCGCGACCGACGATGCGAAGAAGCTCAACATGCTCAACGAGTACTGGGACGGCGCGTCGCCCATCGGCTGGAACGTCGACGATCCGGGTGTCGTCGGCACCAGCGTGTGCGCACTGCTGTCGGACTTCCTGCCCGCCACCACCGGTTCGATCGTGTACGTCGACGGCGGCGCAAGCCACAACACGTGGTTCCCGGACAACTTCCTCAGCTGACGTGAGCGACTCGTCGAAGGACGACAGTGCGTTCGACGCGCTGCTGTTCCTCTCGTTCGGCGGCCCCGACAAGCCCGAGGACGTCCGCCCGTTCCTGGAGAACGTGACCCGCGGTCGTGGGGTGCCGCCCGAGCGGCTCGACGAAGTGGTCAAGCACTACCTCCACTTCGGTGGCGTGTCGCCGATCAACCGGCTCAACCTGGACATGATCGATGCGCTCCGCACGGAACTCGACCGTCGCGGCCGCAGGGATCTACCGATCTACTTCGGCAACCGCAACTGGCATCCGCTTGCCGGAGACACGCTGTCGGAGATGGTCGACGACGGTCACCGCCGCGTCCTGGTGTTCCCGACCTCCGCCTGGGGCGGCTACTCCGGGTGCCGCCAGTATCACGAGGACATCGCCGCGGCACTCGCCGCGCTCCCCGAACCCGAATCCGATCTGCTCGTCCGCAAACTGCCGCACTTCGCGGAGGAGCCGGCATTCCGAGGCGCCGTCGCCGACGCGGTCCGGGCGGCGTTCACAGGTTTCGAGGACGGGCCGACACCACGTCTGGTGTTCACAGCTCACTCGATCCCGGAGTCGGCTGATCGAGCCGCGGGTCCGGCCTCCGACGGTGGACATCTCTACTCGCGCCAGGTCGCGGCCGCGTCGGCGGCTGTGGCGGACGCGGTCGGTGCCGACGAGTTCGACGTCGTCTGGCAGTCGAGGTCCGGTCCGCCGCAGGTTCCGTGGCTCGAGCCGGACATCTGCGATCACCTGCGCGCACTGTCCGACGACGGTGTGACCCGAGTGGTGGTGTGCCCGATCGGCTTCATCTCCGATCACCTCGAAGTGGTGTGGGACCTCGACTCGGAAGCGGCGGACGTCGCGGCCGATCTGGGGATGGATTACGTCCGAGTCCCGACTGCCGGAGCTTCTTCGCGTTTCGTCGGCCTCATCGCCGATCTCGTCGAGCGATACATCGACGGCGGGGGAGACCTCACCGCTCTCGGCTGTTCCGACAACGGCACCGCATGTCGTCCCGACTGCTGTGTCCCGGTCCGCCGACCCGGCAAGTGACGAGTGGAGTCGAGGTCACCGTCGATAGTCGGTGATCAGCGTGTTGATCGCGGCTGTGCGTGCCGTGCGGGTGAGTGATGTGAGGCGCCGGAGTCGATCATCGGCGACGGTCGACTGAGCGCCGCTGACACCGAGTGTCCCGACACCCGCCAGTTGGATGATCGCGTCGACCTGAGCGGCTGCTGCGAGGACGCGGTCCACCCGTGGGTTGTCGTGGGGTGGGAGGTCGAGTCGGCGGGCCTCGGTCATGGCGGCGAGGGCGTCTCGCAGGTCAGCGGGGGAGGTCGGACGTGCGCCCGACAACCCGGCGATGATCTGGGCCGCCTCACCGACTGCCTCCAGGAGTTCGTATTCGAGTTCTCCGAGGGGCAGGTCGGACGACATCCGGTCGACTGCGACGGCCGTGCTGAACCTTCTCAGCTCCCACCTGCAGCGTTCGGGCGTCCCGCGTGCGATCAGGCCCAGCGCCAGGGCCGGGCCGTCGGATCCGGCCGGTCGGTCGTCGATGAGCAGGACCTCGCCCGATGACATCGCAGAGTTCGTCACGGCCCCCGGAGGAAGTCCCTGAGCATCGCCAGCGGCGGGCATCCTGACGGCGATATGAGCGTTCTCTGCGACGACGTCGAGCAGTTCGAGGACGTCGCCCGTGTGGATCTCGTCGGGCGGCCCGTCGATCTCGTGGGTCTGCGAGTAGTCGTGGAGCGTGTGCAGGACGTCGTCGGGAGCACAGCGCCCTGCATCGCGCGCTGCAGCCCACACGGCCAGCGCCGAGACAGGCCATGCGCGCATGGTGGAGATGGAGGAAGTGGTCATCGCCCATCCACGGTACTCGTCGGGTCGTGATGATCCGACAGACTAATGTGGGCGAGCGTGATGGACGATCGATACGGCCGCGACGTGTTGGCCTCTCCGCGAAAGACCAAGCCGAAGGCGCCCGAGGTGGCTGCCGAGCGTGATCTGGTTGTCGAGGACGCCGGGACCGGGTTCTGCGGCGCCGTCGTCGGCATGGAGAAGAGCTACGCGGGCGACATGGTCCGGCTCGAGGACCGTCATGGTCGTACGCGCGTGTTCCACATGTACCCGGCGGCGTTCCTGATCGACGGCAAGGCCGTCACGCTCGTACGTCCGAAGGGACGCGGGCCCAATGCGCCGGAGACGATTCAGACGGCCTCCGGATCGCGAGCGCTGCCGAAGCAACGGGCCAGGACCGCTCGCGCCAGCCGGATCTTCGTCGAAGGTGTGCACGACGCGACCCTCGTCGAGCGTGTGTGGGGCGACGACCTGCGAGCCGAGGGTGTTGTGGTGGTCAGCCTCGACGGGCTCGACAACCTGGACGACGCGTTGGCAGAGTTCCAGCCTGCGCCGCACCGCCGTGCGGGAGTGCTCGTCGATCACCTCGTGGCCGGATCGAAGGAGGCCAGGCTCACGAAGGAGGTCGGCGAGAACGTCCTCGTGTGCGGTCACCCGTACATCGACGTCTGGGAGGCGGTGAAGCCCGCATCGGTCGGCATCACCGCCTGGCCGACGATTCCACGCGGAATCGACTGGAAGACCGGCATCTGCGATGAGCTCGGGTGGGGCGAACCACGGGACGGTTGGCGACGTGTCCTCGCCGGCGTCAAGAACTTCCGCGATCTCGAGGTACCTCTGCTGCGCAGCGTCGAGGAGCTGATCGACTTCGTGACCGTCGGGCCCGACGCCACAAGCTAGCAGCGGTTATGTTCCCCGATCGGGGCGGATCCGTGAGCGGCGAGCCCGGTCCGGTGGATTCGGGAAACGTTGAACGGCGAGCCTACTTCTCGCCGTAAGCGCGGTCGCCGAGCATCGCGTCCAAGAAGTTGATGAACGCATCGGCCGCCGGCGCCGAGACGAACTCGGCGATGTCTCGGGGCTCCTCGTCCGGATTGAGGAGCCCGAACACGTCACCGTCGGTGCTGGGGAGCACCCACAGCCGTCGAGTTCCCGGGCCGGTGAGCCGGACTGCCGGGTCGGGATCGTCCACGACTTCGGTCGGCGCGATCCACTCGACTCCCGGATGGTCGGTGTCGGACGCGGACAGGATCGTGGCGCCGCCGATTCGCAGATGCTCGGGCATGGCGACAAGGTGCGCGATGAGCTTCGCGATGCGCCGTGCGGACGCCTCGTCGTAGGCGAAGGCCAATGCGTCCCAGTCGCCTGCGTCGTTGTAGATGAGCGCGTATTGGCCGTTGTTCGCCGCGACTGCGATGTGTGCGGTCACTTCGCCAGGCAGCGTTGTGGTCCACCGTCCGATGATCTCGGTCTTGTTGCTCACGTCCGAGACTCTACGTTCCGAGCAGGTATCCGATTCCGGCGACCGCGCACGACCACAGCACAGAAGCGAACGTGCCGAGGATGAATTGTTCACTCGCGTGCGGTGCGCGGAGTTCGGAGAATCGGGCGAGGCTCTTGACCGCGAGGATGACCGGAATGCCTTCGGGCCAACCGAGCAGGAGGCACGCGGCGATTCCGGTGCGCTCGAGAACACCGATGATCCGCCCACCGCGCAGCGGCGGGACGTCTCCGGACGGTGCGTCGTCATCGTGATTGTCGGCGCGTGTCGGGATGCCGCCCGCGGCCAGGACGAGCCGAACGACGCTGCTGCCGGTCACGGCGGCTGCGATGACGGTGAGAACGGCGCCTGCGACGAGTTCGGCGCCGTCGACCTCGTCGACGACCGCGGCGTCGATCGCGCCGGCGATCAGCAGAATCACGACGATCGCCGCGGAGGAGAAGTCGATCATCAGCACCGAGGTGTCCGACGCGGTCGGGTCGGCGGCTCTCCTCGACCTCAACGCGGAGCCTCCGACGGCGACGAGAATTGCGGCGGCGAGCAGAAGGATGGTGATCACAGTCGGTCCTCCGCTGCGGTGAGTGCGGCGGCGACGAGCGCCTCGCCCGGCAACTGGGTGTCCCACGAGGCGGCTTGGAGCCGAGACGACATGGCCTGAGGGGTGATGTTCAAGGTGGTCGCGGCCTGCTGCTGGGTGAGACCGGTGCGCATCAACGCGACGGCCTCCCGGCCGGCCTCGGAGCGCGAGGTCATGGTGTCCAGGAGCAGGGCTGCCGCCGACTGTGCGTGCTGTGACCACGTCGAGCCGCCGACTACACGCAGACGGCGACGATCGCGCTTCGCGGCTTCAACGGCGTCGCGGGCGGCCTCGAAGGCTGGACCGCGACCCGCGCGCGTGGTGTCGGGCAGGGGCAGGTCGACGTCGCCGACGCCGATGCCCACCGTCCAGTGGCCGGAGGCGGCGAGGTCGAGCGCGATCGGAACGAGGGCGCTCGGGTCGTCGAACACGGCCTGGACTTCATCGCCTGCCGTCCGGTCGAACGGCCGGACGGTGGACGCGTCCGCATAGTCGGCGAGCAGGTCCGGGACTCGGTCGCGATCGCTTCGGCTGCTGCGTTGGTCAATCGTCATGACGAACATAAATCAAGCCTAGGGGATTGATTGATAAATGATCAAGTAGTTTCACTTGATTCGATGTCGATCAAGCCTGTGGCCATTACTTGCTTCGGTGTCAGACCGGCAGGCGCGAATCCACGATCAGTCCGATCACCCCGACCGCGAACAGGCAGCCGGACAGCACAAGCATCATCGGGTTCGTCTCGCCCGTGAGCGCGTCACCGAGGAACACCACGGCAGCGGTCCCCGGGGCGGAGCCGAGGACGGTGGCCGCCAGGTAGGGGACGGGCCTGATTGACGACAGCCCCGACAGGTAGTTGACGAGAGAGAACGGCACGGCCGGGATCAGCCGCAGCGAGCCCACTGCGAACCATCCGCGCCGTTGCAGACGAAATTCGACGGTCTCGACCACTGGCTTGGACAACAACGGCCGGACCCGTTCACGACCGAGGCGACGAGCCAGGTGGAATGCGACGACCGCCGCGACAGTGGCGGCGGCGAGAGATCCGATGAATCCGACTACGGGACCGAACAGCACGCCGGACATCACGGTGAACGTCGATCGGGGGATGGGTCCGATCGTCACGACTGCGTACACGACGAAGAACGCCGCCACGAACCACGGGCCGAGTGCGTCGGACCAGTCGCGGGCCTGGCCGATCGACGGCAGGGGCACAAAATACGCGCCGGCGAGGACACCGACAACGGCGACGAGCCCCAATGCGGCACGGCCGGTGACCCGACGTCGTTGGGCCATGACCTCGGGGGAAGCGGCTGGGGGCGCCGGTTGCGGCGAAGGTTGTGCATCAGGGCGCATCAGGTGAGATTCTACGTCGTGGGTCACAGCCCGATTGACCGCCCGAGCGATCGATCGGTTACTGTGCCTGTGACACGTTCCAATTCCCGTCAAACGGAAGGCCCTGACCATGACGGCAGGTGAGAAGCCGGTGGCCCCGGACCTCGACGACCAGTTGAGCCAGGCGTACGAGCGCTGGACGACGGCAGCCGCGGGAGTGCTGGCGAAGTCGGCCCGCGTGACGCCCGCCGAACTGCCCGACACTCCCGAGGCGATGCTCTCCACGGACACGCGCGATGGTGTCGCCGTCCGCCCGTTGTACACGCGGCGTGACGAGACTGCCGAGGTCGGCGCGCCGGGTGCGTTCCCGTTCGTCCGCGGCGCGGACCCCGCTCGCGACGTGACCCAGGGCTGGCGGGTCACCGAACGCTTCGGCGACGACGACGTCGACGCGGCCTCGGTGAACGAGTCGATCCTCGACGCCGCAGCCAACGGCACCAGCGGCCTGTG
This genomic window from Gordonia sp. PDNC005 contains:
- a CDS encoding VWA domain-containing protein — protein: MNDLFAHPWWLASILLVVALIASYVFVLRRRKARSFRFANLDVLKSVSPGKTDRFRHVPFAILAVGLLLLTIAMAGPIAERDVARNRATVVLVVDVSQSMKSTDVAPSRLQAAQAAGKRFADDLTDGINLGLVAFAGTASTLVSPTPDHDATKKALDNLKLAEKTATGEGIFAGLQLIQTLNAALGGDSAAPPARIVLLSDGKQTVPENPDDPRGGFTAARKAKEKSIPVSTISFGTMHGTVEIEGPNGGSETVDVPVDDESLRTIANLSGGDFFTASSLDELNKVYATLQKQIGYERQRGDNSRPWLIAGTILAILGSVAALFLNRRLP
- a CDS encoding TVP38/TMEM64 family protein translates to MAQRRRVTGRAALGLVAVVGVLAGAYFVPLPSIGQARDWSDALGPWFVAAFFVVYAVVTIGPIPRSTFTVMSGVLFGPVVGFIGSLAAATVAAVVAFHLARRLGRERVRPLLSKPVVETVEFRLQRRGWFAVGSLRLIPAVPFSLVNYLSGLSSIRPVPYLAATVLGSAPGTAAVVFLGDALTGETNPMMLVLSGCLFAVGVIGLIVDSRLPV
- the inhA gene encoding NADH-dependent enoyl-ACP reductase InhA gives rise to the protein MTGILAGKTVLVTGIITDASIAFHTAKVAQEQGATVIITGIPERLRLIDRIAKRLPQEVPPAIPLDVTDEESLGALADKVRELAPQGIDGVVHSIAFAPKTLMGPDAVPFLEGPGPDVSRAFEISAWSYASLARAALPVMNEGGSIVGMDFDPRTAMPDYNWMGVAKAALESVNRYVAREVGEAKRIRSNLVAAGPIKTLAAKAISGTATDDAKKLNMLNEYWDGASPIGWNVDDPGVVGTSVCALLSDFLPATTGSIVYVDGGASHNTWFPDNFLS
- a CDS encoding DUF58 domain-containing protein, giving the protein MSADSGLPSFHDGTLSDPALTAALKSLELTVRRKLDGVLQGEHLGLIPGPGSEPGEARPYQPGDDIRRMEWSVTARTSTPHVRQMIADRELETWFVVDASASLDFGSGTRTKRDLAVAACAAIVHLTAGGGNRHGAIIVTGDDIVRLPARSGRAHDRALLKAVATTHRSNPGVRGDLDAGFEALRRPMRRRGLAVVVSDFLGPIDWDRSLRAIGAHHELLGVEVLDPRDVELPDVGQLTLRDAESGELLDVDATPRLRADYAAAAADHRGMVQRAFRSSGGPVLSLRTDRDWLSDTVRFVGERRRGMAAGVAR
- a CDS encoding serine/threonine protein kinase — protein: MTTSSISTMRAWPVSALAVWAAARDAGRCAPDDVLHTLHDYSQTHEIDGPPDEIHTGDVLELLDVVAENAHIAVRMPAAGDAQGLPPGAVTNSAMSSGEVLLIDDRPAGSDGPALALGLIARGTPERCRWELRRFSTAVAVDRMSSDLPLGELEYELLEAVGEAAQIIAGLSGARPTSPADLRDALAAMTEARRLDLPPHDNPRVDRVLAAAAQVDAIIQLAGVGTLGVSGAQSTVADDRLRRLTSLTRTARTAAINTLITDYRR
- the fabG1 gene encoding 3-oxoacyl-ACP reductase FabG1 — encoded protein: MADSIIPEQTPRSVLVTGGNRGIGLAVAKRLAADGHKVAVTHRGSGAPEGLFGVQCDVTDTASVERAFAEVAEHQGPVEVLVANAGIDDNMLLMRLSEESFVKVIDANLTGAFRCAKAATKGMQRAKFGRMIFLGSVVATSGVPGQANYAASKAGLIGLARSIARELGSRNITANVVAPGFIETDMTAGMEDRYIEMAKQAIPLGRTGKPEDVAAAISFLASDEGGYVTGAVLPVDGGMGMGH
- a CDS encoding ferrochelatase, with protein sequence MSDSSKDDSAFDALLFLSFGGPDKPEDVRPFLENVTRGRGVPPERLDEVVKHYLHFGGVSPINRLNLDMIDALRTELDRRGRRDLPIYFGNRNWHPLAGDTLSEMVDDGHRRVLVFPTSAWGGYSGCRQYHEDIAAALAALPEPESDLLVRKLPHFAEEPAFRGAVADAVRAAFTGFEDGPTPRLVFTAHSIPESADRAAGPASDGGHLYSRQVAAASAAVADAVGADEFDVVWQSRSGPPQVPWLEPDICDHLRALSDDGVTRVVVCPIGFISDHLEVVWDLDSEAADVAADLGMDYVRVPTAGASSRFVGLIADLVERYIDGGGDLTALGCSDNGTACRPDCCVPVRRPGK
- a CDS encoding DUF3097 domain-containing protein; this encodes MDDRYGRDVLASPRKTKPKAPEVAAERDLVVEDAGTGFCGAVVGMEKSYAGDMVRLEDRHGRTRVFHMYPAAFLIDGKAVTLVRPKGRGPNAPETIQTASGSRALPKQRARTARASRIFVEGVHDATLVERVWGDDLRAEGVVVVSLDGLDNLDDALAEFQPAPHRRAGVLVDHLVAGSKEARLTKEVGENVLVCGHPYIDVWEAVKPASVGITAWPTIPRGIDWKTGICDELGWGEPRDGWRRVLAGVKNFRDLEVPLLRSVEELIDFVTVGPDATS